The Solidesulfovibrio fructosivorans JJ] DNA segment CCGCCGCACGGCTTGTTGGCCTCTCGCGAAGATGGTATTCCGCCACCATCAAGGAAATGACCGGACGTGCCGGCCTTACCCTATGAACAACCCGCTCGCAGACGACGACCCGACCTCCGGCATCCTGGAGTTGCAGCGTTTTCTCCCCGAAGGCAAGCAAGAGGACTTGCGCTGCCTAGTGGAGGCTCTCGCCGCCTTCCGCCAGGACATCGAGCGGGAGAAAGCCGATCTTGCCGCCGCCCTTGACCGCAGCGAACAGGAACGAGACCGGCTGCGGGAACGGCTCCGCCGCATGGGAGCCCATCTGGAGCGCCTTCAGGACATCTTCCGCGTCAACGACCAGGCCTTCGCCACCTTCCGGGCCGCCCTGACCTTGTCGCGGCAGTTGCGCCGGCTGGCCGACCTGCCGGAGGTCGTGGCCGAACTTGGCCGGATCATGGGGGTGCGGGCGCTGTCCTGCCTGCTGGTCGGCGAAGACTTCGAGACCTTCGTGCCTCCGGGTTATCCCTGTCCGTCCCGGCAGGCCCTGGCCGACGCCCTGTCCTGCCTGCCCGAGGCCTCCAGAGGCAGACGCATCCATGTGGGCGCGGTCAAGGATCTGGTCCGGCCGGACTTTTTTTTCGCCCCGGCCGACCTGAACGCCTGCCCGGAACTGCTTGCCGGCTCGTGCTTCATCGCGGCGCTCGGCGACAAATACCATCCCGGCCGCGTCATCGGCGCGCTTTCCCTGGCCGATGTGGACCCGGACCGCTACACGCCCGAAAAAGGCACCGATTTTCTGGAGCATTTCTGCGAAGTTTTGGCCGGTGATCTGCTGCACGTCAAGATCCACGAGGAACTGACGCGCCAGCGCGACAACGACGAGCTGACCGGCATTTCCAACCGGGCCTCCCTGCGCCGCAACGGCCCGGCCCTGCTCAATCTGGCCGAGCGTAAGCGAACGCCGGCGGCGCTGCTTTTTTGCGACCTCGACCATTTCAAGGCGGTCAACGACCTCCACGGCCACGAAACCGGCGATGCGGTGCTGCGCGACGTGGCCCGGGGCATGGCCGGCCGGGTGCGGGCCTACGACCTGCTCGCCAGGCTTGGCGGCGACGAGTTCGTGGTGCTCATGCCCGACGCCGGCCAGCAGGAAGCGGCGGTCATGGCCAAACGCCTGCGGGCCTGCGTGGCCCAGGTGGCCCGGGACCGCGGGCTGTCCGGAACGCCCGGCCTTTCGGTCTCCATCGGCGTGGCCCTTTTTACCCCGGGACAGACCATAGACGACCTCGTGCGCCGGGCCGACGCGGCCATGTACGCGGACAAGCGCGCCGACGCCAAAACCAAACCGGAATAATCCACACCCATATGCCAATCCGCTCCCGCCGCTTTCTCGCCGTCTGCTGCGCCCTGCTCCTGCCGATCCTTTTTTGCCCGAAGGCGCGGGCCGCCTCCGAAACGTCCCGACTGCTTTCCTCCATGAGCCTGGAGGAAAAGGTCGGCCAGATCTTCATGCTCTGGTTCAGGGGACCGGTCGCCTCCGAGGACGCCGCCGCGCTCATCCGCGACCGCCATGTCGGCGGGCTGATCCTCTACGCCACGGCGGGCAACATCGAATCCCCGGGCCAGGTGGCGCGCCTGACGGCCGACATGCAGGCGGTCGCCGCCGCCACGGGCCATGGCCTGGGGTTGCTTGTGGGCGTGGACCAGGAGGGCGGGCCGGTTGCGCGCCTGCGCAAGGGATTCACCGTCTTTCCGAGCCAGATGGCCCAAGCGGCCACGGGTCGGGCCGACCTGGCCCGGCGCGCCGCGTCGGCCACGGCCCGGGAGCTTGCGGCCGTGGGCATTAACGTCGATTTCGCGCCCGTGGCCGACGTCAACGTCAATCCCGCCAACCCGGTCATCGGCATCCGCTCCTTCGGCTCCGACCCGGCCACGGCGGCCCGGTTCGCGGCCGCGGCCACCACCGGCTATCGCAACGCCGGGGTCATCTGCACGCCCAAGCACTTTCCCGGCCATGGCGACACGTCCGTGGATTCCCATGTCGGCCTGCCCCGGGTGGATCATGATCGAAGAACCCTCGACCGGGTGGATTTTCCGCCGTTTCGGGCGGCCCTGGCCGCCGGGGCCCCGGCCGTGATGACGGCCCACGTCCTGGCTCCGGCCCTGGAGCCGCAGGGTCTGCCGGCCACACTCTCCCGGCGGGTTCTCGGAGGCATTTTGCGCGGCCGCATGGGATTTTCGGGGGTCATCTTCACCGATTCCCTGGGCATGGGAGCGGTGGCCGACACCTGGGGCACGGCCGAGGCCGCCGTTTTGGCACTTAACGCCGGGGCCGACATCCTTCTTGTCGGCGCGGACGCCGGACGTCCGGCATCCGAACGCTTGCTGGCCATGGATGCCGTGGTCCAGGCCGTGCGCTCGGGCCGGGTGCCGGTCAAGCGGCTCGACGCGGCGGTCGCCCGCGTGCTGCGCCTCAAGCAACGCTACGGGCTCCTTGTCGCTTCGAAACTGGCCCTACCCGCGCCGGACGCGGCGGAGCGCGCCGACACGCCGCAAAACGCCGCCCTGGCCAAGCGCATCGCCGTGCGCGCCCTGACCGCCTTCGGCCCGACCAAACCGGCCCTGCCGGCGGCCCGGGACGCAGCGACGCTCATTGTGCGGCCGCGTCTCGGCCGCGAAGCCATCGATGCCCTGGCCGAAGCCGGCATCGACGCCTGGCACGGCCCGCAAGCGCTTTTTTTGCCGCCCGATCCGGACGCGGGCGCCATCGCCCGGGCCGAAGCGGCGGCCAGACAGGCCTCCAAGGTGATCCTGCTCGCCACAAACGCCCGCAAATACCCGGGCCAACGGCGGCTGGCCGAAAAGCTTGCCCTGGCGGCGCCCGGGCGGCTGGTCCTCGTCGCCGCCGAGTCGCCTTACGATCTGCCCCTTCTGCCCAAGGCCGCGGCCCGGCTGGCTATTTACGGCGAGACGCCGGCCGGCATGGCCGCCTTGGGAGACGCGCTTTTCACGACGCAACTCTTTGGCGGACGCTGTCCGGCCTGCATAGCGCCGGCCGGGCCGACGTTATTATCTACCAAATAAAACCTTTATTTTCATAAGGTTAAATCTATATCTGTCGCACCCATAACGTTGACCTTTCCCGGGAAATATTTTTTGATCCCGCAAAAAGGTTTGGAGCGTCATCATGAGCAATCACAATAGCCCATACAACCCAGGTTTCCTTTGCCTCCCCCTGGGCGCTCTCTTCGCCGTCTGCGTCATCGGAGCCACCCTGCTCGGCAACCTCATCGTCGCCGTGGTCCTGGCCATTGCCGGCCTGATCGTCGCCTGGCTCGCGACAAGCCGCATCAATGCTCCCCTCGGCAAGCTGCATGACGGCTTGTACCGGATCAACAATGATTCCAAGACGTTTTACCTCGACGAGGTGCTGTCCTGGAAAGCGCTTGGCCCCCTCGGCGCGGAAATGAGCAAGGCCCTGTCGTTTAACATGCTGCGCCGGGAATACTACCGCGGCGCGGTGTTCGGCGTGGGCACGCCCTTTTTCATCTGCAACAAGGAAGGCCGCATCACCCACGCCAGCAAATCCCTGACCGAGATGCTTCGCAAAAAGCATGACGCCATCATCGGCAAGACCGTGAGCCAGGCCTTTTACAACAAGGACGGCGCGTCGTTGACGGAAAAGGCCCTTGCGGCCGGCGGCTCCGAGAACGCCGAGCGCGACCTCACCCTGTGGGACGGCCGTGTGATCGCCTGCCATTTTTCCGTCAACTGCTTTCACGGCGTGCGCGACGACCTCCTCGGCGCGGTGACCTGCATCACCGACCTGTCCATCCTGCGCACCAAGCAACAGGAACTCGAACGCTCGCAAGCCGATCTGCACAACCTCGGCGGCGAGATCAACGAGCTGGCCCAGCGCGTGGCCTCGGCCTCGGAAGAGCTTTCCGCCTCCTCCGACGAACAGGCCCGGGGCGCGCAACAGCAAAAAGGACAATCCGACGCCGTGGCCACGGCCATGGAGGAAATGACGGCCACGGTCATGGAAGTGGCCAAGAACGCGTCCAAGACTTCCGAGGCGGCCGACAGCGCCAACGAGGCGGCGGAGACCGGCGCCGTCGAGGTGCGCGAAGCCGTGGCCGGCATCAAGGCCGTGGCCGAGTCCGCCGGCAAGCTCGGACAGGTGGTGACCGCCCTGGACGGCCAGGCAGCCGAAATCGGCCGCATCATCGGCGTCATCAACGACATCGCCGACCAGACCAACCTGCTGGCCTTAAACGCCGCCATCGAGGCGGCAAGGGCCGGCGAGGCCGGACGCGGATTCGCGGTCGTGGCCGACGAAGTCCGAAAACTCGCCGAAAAGACCATGACCGCCACCAAGGAAGTGGAGAAATCCATCCACCAGATCCAGGAAGGCTCGCGCCATGCCGTGGACTCCATGCAGGAGACCGACGCGCGCGTGGCCACGAGCACCGACGCCACCCACAAGGCCGGCCAGGC contains these protein-coding regions:
- the nagZ gene encoding beta-N-acetylhexosaminidase codes for the protein MPIRSRRFLAVCCALLLPILFCPKARAASETSRLLSSMSLEEKVGQIFMLWFRGPVASEDAAALIRDRHVGGLILYATAGNIESPGQVARLTADMQAVAAATGHGLGLLVGVDQEGGPVARLRKGFTVFPSQMAQAATGRADLARRAASATARELAAVGINVDFAPVADVNVNPANPVIGIRSFGSDPATAARFAAAATTGYRNAGVICTPKHFPGHGDTSVDSHVGLPRVDHDRRTLDRVDFPPFRAALAAGAPAVMTAHVLAPALEPQGLPATLSRRVLGGILRGRMGFSGVIFTDSLGMGAVADTWGTAEAAVLALNAGADILLVGADAGRPASERLLAMDAVVQAVRSGRVPVKRLDAAVARVLRLKQRYGLLVASKLALPAPDAAERADTPQNAALAKRIAVRALTAFGPTKPALPAARDAATLIVRPRLGREAIDALAEAGIDAWHGPQALFLPPDPDAGAIARAEAAARQASKVILLATNARKYPGQRRLAEKLALAAPGRLVLVAAESPYDLPLLPKAAARLAIYGETPAGMAALGDALFTTQLFGGRCPACIAPAGPTLLSTK
- a CDS encoding GGDEF domain-containing protein: MNNPLADDDPTSGILELQRFLPEGKQEDLRCLVEALAAFRQDIEREKADLAAALDRSEQERDRLRERLRRMGAHLERLQDIFRVNDQAFATFRAALTLSRQLRRLADLPEVVAELGRIMGVRALSCLLVGEDFETFVPPGYPCPSRQALADALSCLPEASRGRRIHVGAVKDLVRPDFFFAPADLNACPELLAGSCFIAALGDKYHPGRVIGALSLADVDPDRYTPEKGTDFLEHFCEVLAGDLLHVKIHEELTRQRDNDELTGISNRASLRRNGPALLNLAERKRTPAALLFCDLDHFKAVNDLHGHETGDAVLRDVARGMAGRVRAYDLLARLGGDEFVVLMPDAGQQEAAVMAKRLRACVAQVARDRGLSGTPGLSVSIGVALFTPGQTIDDLVRRADAAMYADKRADAKTKPE
- a CDS encoding methyl-accepting chemotaxis protein; this encodes MSNHNSPYNPGFLCLPLGALFAVCVIGATLLGNLIVAVVLAIAGLIVAWLATSRINAPLGKLHDGLYRINNDSKTFYLDEVLSWKALGPLGAEMSKALSFNMLRREYYRGAVFGVGTPFFICNKEGRITHASKSLTEMLRKKHDAIIGKTVSQAFYNKDGASLTEKALAAGGSENAERDLTLWDGRVIACHFSVNCFHGVRDDLLGAVTCITDLSILRTKQQELERSQADLHNLGGEINELAQRVASASEELSASSDEQARGAQQQKGQSDAVATAMEEMTATVMEVAKNASKTSEAADSANEAAETGAVEVREAVAGIKAVAESAGKLGQVVTALDGQAAEIGRIIGVINDIADQTNLLALNAAIEAARAGEAGRGFAVVADEVRKLAEKTMTATKEVEKSIHQIQEGSRHAVDSMQETDARVATSTDATHKAGQALERIMERIHEVTGQVSQIATAAEQQSAAAEEINQNIEVIAHVAAEADEGASQTAQATRELAELAQSLLTLAGTFADRHEEDLKLRTSDGNMKGILPKLMQEFITEKYGKTVFNAMQEEMGHPTFLPTQNYPDQVLRQMAEFVSAQTGVSVKDIFLAMGRYTIKGFHHLYPRYFKAHNLKDFYLTMNDTHTRLTKDMPGLEPPKFTYEEKGATLVMTYHSRRGYPEYYEGILRGAAEYFKEPVTITVSAGDKHTVRAEIAFPSLPGGGSRKALAS